GTTATGGACTTTCTTGGGGCGCTTGAAGAAATTTAaatagtgtttttttaaaaaaaaaatacatttttcttcttttattgatACTTGACactgtaattaatttaatttttttccttctttcattgacactttttttttttttaaaaaaaaaaaaaacaccccACCCccatcttcttcttatttttagtttccAAAGTTTTCTCCATTTTAGCTCcaacacttttttaaaatacttttttgttttatctttttcctttcaaaTCTAAATCAACTAATTGAAtgtatgaaaaaagaagaaagaagataaatgatttttaagcATCAGAGAAAATTTTTTTTGCCAATATTCGTCTATCACTATTTTTGAACAAATATTACTActcaaattaaaatgtaaatccactaaatttatcaaaaatgatatCCAAAAATTTGGtagaattaatttttgagctatcaatttctttttgtcATCAATCTAAAATAAGTATCCTCTGGTCAATTCCCTTTCTCTTTTACTCTTATACCATTCTTTCTCTATGACGTATTAGtatgaaaatatgtttttttttaaaaggttaaTCTTCAagttatttaaaaagaaattgaattttgtggtttgggaaagaatatatttagggaagaagatgaagataaaAGGGGGCAGGGAGGAGGTTGGGTAGGGGTGGGGCTGATAGAATATattgatattttcatttttttcattctttttttaaaaaaaatagatataaaatgtgtttgaaataattttatacaaaaaaaatatttttcctattattttgGGGTCCCAATGCCacgtgttattttttttaattagtcaGGTTGTCATGTCAGCGAAAAACTCTTCATATTTTTTGgctattataaaaaaatgtctaataggaataatttttgaatagttaaaagTGTTCAATATGTACTAGTCTTAGTTGAGGTATCTAAGTGAATTATACAGACAACTTTAAGGGATCGTCGATGACTTAagccaataataataatattgaaagaGAAACTAATATGCTTAGTATTTTTTCGGCATAATATGTATACCTCAAAGAGGTTGTATTTTGTTTGCAAAtgatatttgaattcaaagcaaaatattttatattttttcagatGATATTTGATATAACTGGAAAAAAACTTATCAGCTATGATTCTGAGAACTCTACAGAGAATGTGTGTGAAAATTTTGCTACTTTTATAAAGGGATTAATTTCCTTCCCTTTATGCTTTCCTGGAACTGCCTATCACAAGTGTTTACAGGTATTTCTGAGTTTGATTTCTATACACtaataatatcataataattacatataatctctaataaaaagtaatcagtaacctgaaaataaaatgaattacctactataaaagttaaaaataaagtgaTAGTATAAAAGTTCTTTACTTTATcagtatttatattatatattctctatagcaatatttcattataacttccaaaaatatagacaaaataatattattataacgATGTTTGACTAAATTTGTACAAGTCATGATTGAACTAACTGTTGAAGGTGTTCATTAGGGAAGAAAGAAGATAATGAAGATGCTCAAGAGAATGCTAGAGGAAAGGAAATCACAACCAAGAAAAGAACAAagtgacttctttgattatgtATTAGAAGAACTTCAAAGTAAAGACACAATTCTCACTGAGGCAATAGCTTTGGATTTGATGTTTGTGTTGCTATTTGCTAGCTTTGAGACAACCTCTTTGGCTATAACTTTGGCTATTAAATTTCTTCATGAACATCCAAAGGCTTTGAAAGAATTAACAGTAAGTAAAACCAtaatcttcttcatcaattgAACAACATATGCACTTACTTGACAAAGTCGGATTCAGAAGTTGAACTTTTTATAATAACGATATCAAGTGTTACAATAATTTCTCTAAATAACAATCAAACATTCCTCAAATGTTCAGGAGGAACATGAGGCAATAATTAGAAGAAGGGAAAATGCATCTTATGGACTTACATGGAAAGAGTATAAATCAATGAAGTTCACATTTCAGGTATTTAATCTAAATTACAATATTGTTCCTTCCAACTCtaaataaattatcataaattaattaatttcattgaaAATGTAGCTTATCAATGAAACAATCAGATTGGCAAATATTGCTCCTTTGATTTTCAGGAAAGCACTTAAAGACATCAACTTCAAAGGTATGTAATTAAAAGACATTAAAATTCATTACCACTTAGTTATTGTGAACAAGAAATCAAGATTTACTCAAGGGAGACATATCTTAATATAATAAGGATTTAATTTATAGAGGTGTCAAAAGGTGTTAACCGAGGGGAAGGTGTAAGACACTCCTCAATTTATTGAAGGGAGACATAccctcattaaaaaaaatgacacatatATACCATTTTTGTCTAACAAatgatgcatatatatatatatatattcactgTCTAATAAATTGTGCATATTTactgaactaaaaaaaataatactaaaacgATTTTTAATGCCAAAAATGCCACGCGATTTTGGAAAATAACCTCAtccatattttatattttatttagtcaTCACCCTATGATGGTGATGATGATATTGCTTAGTCTGTTATGctatatgtattaaaaaaacaatactaATGATAACAATAAGTTTACAGaaatataaacaacaaagtttaaatcatgtaatgaaaaatagaaattaataaCATCAACGGATATTAATAATTGTATATTGTATGAGACAAAAGGGAAGGAAAATCGAGcactgaatgcacaatgtccccttaagaaattattcccctctagtatctgAGGcttaaaggaatagatccttCCAAGATAGAACGATTCTATTCATCAATGTATTGCTACAAAAAACAATGGTGTCAACGAGCCACTCAACGGGAGTAAAGTACacgaataatttaattatacaaaagaagaagaagaagaagttcagaaattTCGAAAGTGAAAAGTCTAAGGAATCACATGTATTTATAGACAAGAAGCACTATTTccgaaagtttgcaacctttcagaaaccacacgaccattcatgaaagtttgcaaccttccAGAACAGTCATGAAGGTTCTTGAAAGttacaacctttcagaacagtcattTCAAACAGtggaaaattcaaataaaacggGAAAGACGTTTTAAAACACGAGTCGAGTTGGATTGGGTCATtttggttaattaattaaataattaaaatcgaTTAGGACAttacttaattaataattaattaagtaattaaaaacgttgtccaaaaaataatctagCCAAAGTCGTAGTTGAGGAACGATAGCGCGAGGGGTCCCTcgttccaacccttttaacaactaGTAGAAGTGTTTCCTTATTTAAACAATTGaacttttctttccaccaccaataAGGGAGAATtgctttttattaattaaagcataagagaacacttcatATTTTCTcctttcatcttccctccataACTCATTAGTTCTTACTATATACCCAACATAGTCGAACAAGCATCCTAGTCTAAGTCAATAGAGTGATACCTAAATATAGAAGAAGAATTGTACAAAAACTAAAGACAAAGTATTTGTGAGAGTGATCCATAAATTAGCAGGTTATTAATCAGTCCAAACATGAAAACTCATGTTACCACACTTACTTCTATACactgaatatataaaagaaatattatcaGTAAGTCACATTAAAGATAGTTAAAGATAACGTTTAAGAATCggagaagggcctaaaatgcccctcaagtatttgaattggtacaaatTACCCTCTATTCACCTATCGGCCCTTAAATACATCTGACGTCCATCTttcggctcaaaaataccctgaTGTCTAAAAGATCATAAGCATTAGGTGGATGAAGGGTAATATTATACCAAAtctcatagtttaagggcattttaggccctttccgttaaaataatttgaaattacttaatatataagctcacatgattgacttgattttttgaatttcatagtaaatttaaaattgtaaaaagGTTAGACATCTACTCTCTACACTACTCCCTCCCCGTCCCTTCACTTCCTATCTcttccattttaaatttttttaattaaatttatgacaaacatgagagagagagagagaaaaagaaggaaTATAATGATGCatttatatagaaataattagttcaataaaagatgacttaattaagcaaatatgtacaaatattatatttttcttttgtgtgtatccaaaattaaaaataaaagaataaaaataatcatttctcTTATCCCCATCCTCATCCCATCATGacaataatactaattaaaagaatataaatatgtgagttcatttcaagtttagTCCCGGATATCctaattaagaataagagattaaaaaaaaggaataaaagagaaaatgaacaagacatttggataattgagagaaaattttatattaatgaaagtaataatttttttagatgaacAATCAGTGGGGGTAAGTATGGATTTTAGTTGGATCCCCATTTATGAATTGGGTTACGTTTTAATAAATTGGGGTTGATTTAAAATAGGTCAATAGGaaaatatcatgaaattaattattttttcaatattattttcaagtgtatccggtcaaaatatgaatcataagtggttttatagaaaatatgaattttttaaaatatcatatttattatttatttgagaagagtttaaatttggaccaatcacattaagcaatacaataaataaatatttaataattttactttaagggAGCTATTAAAAATAAGGGTAAATATGAGTCAAAGGATTAACATctagggtatttttgagccgaaAGGTAGACATCAGGGGTATTTTAGGGCCTATAGGTGGATgaagggtagttttgtaccaattcaaatactttaagggcattttagacCCTTCTCCGATTTAAGAACatgttaaattatattaatcatGTAAAAAACTCATTAGATTattattagaataaaataaattactatatataataaactTTTGTGAGATGCAGGATATACCATTCCAGCTGGTTGGGCAGTTATGGTGTGTCCTCCAGCTGTCCACTTAAATCCTGTCAAATATGAAGATCCACTTCAGTTCAATCCATGGAGATGGGAGGTGAGTTattcgtcgaaaaattatattatgatttgatataaaaattatttaaaaaatcaaccaTATATTtggttatatattattttgacttttcactttaaatttgaaaaactattttttcaagttaattaaaaataaacaaatttttaaaaataatttttcaactGAAATGtatattcaaataatataatttcaactttccaatactttttctaaatttgatttcaaatacTATTTTTCAATATAGTATAAGGGGAGCAACTACTTAAATAGTAGACTAGACCAGAGAGAAAATTATAATGAATTGTTGAAATTGCTTACAGGGAATAGAACTAAATGGAGCATCTAGGAATTTTATGGCATTTGGAGGTGGCATGAGATTTTGTATTGGAGCAGACTTTGCTAAGGTGCAAATGGCTGTCTTTCTCCATTGCTTTGTGACCAAGTACAAGTaagttatacaaaatatatacattgattaaaggaatttgaaaagaatttatataaaaatatgccCGATATGGAGAGGCGTGATACGATCATTATAtacacatttttaatttaaaaatcttcattatcattagGTGGGAGATAATCAAAGGAGGAGATATAGTACGAACTCCAGGTTTACAATTTCCAAATGGTTACCACATCAaaatctttgaaaaatattactaaaggTACTTGCAATGGCAAATTCATATACAGACGTTGAACAAAAGTTATTATTAAGCTCGTGAACTCACTAATGTGAATGTACATCCGCCTTTGGATGCACACAGCCtttaattttgttatctataagtgcatgtttttaagttattaatatGGTTAATTCGTAGTTTATGTATGAATAATGCATTTAAAATGCATGTCGATCTAGAAATTACTCTATCGACAGCTATAATAATACCTTATGTAATATTGCTATGTTAGATGGGAGTTGTTCTAATAATATGAatgtattttatatttacttctctctttcttaattttttgtgttttacgATATTATGAAAGTTCATCTATATAACAATCATACCAGTTTCTTATTTTAAAGgtgttatatataatttttaacgaAGTAACCCCATTCACTGTATATGAGTACGCTATTGATATCATGGACATGCGAATTTACCTTACATTTGTTTTTGTCTTATTACTTAAATAGTTTGGAAACTGAGCTTTTACTTTCCTAGAGTGTCAAATAAATCAAAGGGgtgtttatgtaattgtatatctaacaaaaaaaaacgtCGTATCAATAGgtaaaatatcaatattgtaAATTGtgtatatgtaatatataatcagtgtatatatattcatttatattagggaaaattgtatataatagcaaactattaatttaaattaaatgctataaatatagtttgatttaattgtagctcatagcaaactgttgctatttcacctctttcctggtgaatctcgctcgccactctcgttctctcccttgcctctctcgtttttatacaaatgcaagtgtataaagtgcgtttgtgtttgtataaagcaagagaaaattgtatatatacatatattttcgttcccctctctcccctctcccagatctcactcgccactctcccagatctcgctctctcactcgtctctctcactttatacaaaaaacgcaaattgtataaaatgcgtttgtgtttgtataaagcgagagaaaattgtatatatacatatattttcgttcccctctctcccctctcccagatctcgctcgccactctcccagatctcgctcgctcactcgcctctctcactttatacaattgatctttttgtatatgtatatcaaagcagattatacaattgctttcttttgtatatgtaaaacgaaatatacatatttatgtttgctatgaagcgcaattatgcaaactttgctataacatacaaatatgaattttgtatttgctatatgtgaaagttgctctttaaTTTTACACATTACAATAGTTCATCTTCATCAACGACCGGAAGAGGAAATATATTAGGGGAAAAAGGGAAGGAGTGAATTGCACTTTGcttacaattgaaaaaaatatcgaatatatgatcattttttttcgtaataattgataattatcTTATTTAAAACAAGAAATTTTGACTCAATAAATAATTTGTATCAAAATGCTTTTTAATCTCATAATATTaatctcttcctcaacctgctgcacatataCCATTAaccttgagatatccatgtcacctatcagcaatgcagccctaccttccttac
This genomic stretch from Solanum stenotomum isolate F172 chromosome 10, ASM1918654v1, whole genome shotgun sequence harbors:
- the LOC125878352 gene encoding cytochrome P450 87A3-like isoform X2 is translated as MLSLGIYIIGSLLVIIIIHYWRNPKSNGKLPPGSMGWPLIGETIPFFAPNTSFDISPFVKERMQRYGPIFRTSLVGYPIIVSTDPDFNYFIFQQEGQLFQSWYPHTFEEIFGKQNVGSLHGFMYKYLKNMVLNLFGPESLKNMLHEVEKTTNNNLKRWSRQKSVEMKEATTKMIFDITGKKLISYDSENSTENVCENFATFIKGLISFPLCFPGTAYHKCLQGRKKIMKMLKRMLEERKSQPRKEQSDFFDYVLEELQSKDTILTEAIALDLMFVLLFASFETTSLAITLAIKFLHEHPKALKELTEEHEAIIRRRENASYGLTWKEYKSMKFTFQLINETIRLANIAPLIFRKALKDINFKGIVSDAGYTIPAGWAVMVCPPAVHLNPVKYEDPLQFNPWRWEGIELNGASRNFMAFGGGMRFCIGADFAKVQMAVFLHCFVTKYKWEIIKGGDIVRTPGLQFPNGYHIKIFEKYY
- the LOC125878352 gene encoding cytochrome P450 87A3-like isoform X1, whose amino-acid sequence is MLSLGIYIIGSLLVIIIIHYWRNPKSNGKLPPGSMGWPLIGETIPFFAPNTSFDISPFVKERMQRYGPIFRTSLVGYPIIVSTDPDFNYFIFQQEGQLFQSWYPHTFEEIFGKQNVGSLHGFMYKYLKNMVLNLFGPESLKNMLHEVEKTTNNNLKRWSRQKSVEMKEATTKMIFDITGKKLISYDSENSTENVCENFATFIKGLISFPLCFPGTAYHKCLQGRKKIMKMLKRMLEERKSQPRKEQSDFFDYVLEELQSKDTILTEAIALDLMFVLLFASFETTSLAITLAIKFLHEHPKALKELTEEHEAIIRRRENASYGLTWKEYKSMKFTFQLINETIRLANIAPLIFRKALKDINFKGYTIPAGWAVMVCPPAVHLNPVKYEDPLQFNPWRWEGIELNGASRNFMAFGGGMRFCIGADFAKVQMAVFLHCFVTKYKWEIIKGGDIVRTPGLQFPNGYHIKIFEKYY